Proteins from a genomic interval of Aminivibrio sp.:
- the minE gene encoding cell division topological specificity factor MinE encodes MALEFLKIFFGSGGSKNIAKERLQIVLIHDRADISPEMLEQLRRDMIDVITRYMDIDTSKIEMDFDRADRSVAFVANIPVIRIKRGMLPGKKEQEIPDGGKKTHPKRKPGKSG; translated from the coding sequence ATGGCACTGGAATTTCTGAAGATTTTTTTCGGCTCCGGCGGTTCGAAGAATATCGCCAAGGAGCGACTGCAGATCGTTCTCATCCATGACCGGGCGGACATTTCGCCCGAAATGCTCGAACAGCTCCGGCGGGACATGATCGACGTGATCACCCGCTACATGGATATCGACACGTCCAAGATAGAGATGGATTTCGATCGGGCGGACAGGTCCGTGGCCTTTGTGGCCAACATCCCGGTCATCCGTATCAAGCGGGGGATGCTCCCCGGAAAGAAGGAACAGGAGATACCGGATGGAGGAAAAAAGACTCACCCTAAGAGAAAACCTGGCAAGTCTGGATAG
- the rodA gene encoding rod shape-determining protein RodA, with protein MEEKRLTLRENLASLDRLQLFPVLALFLLGVVSIFSAGAGFDGRGGGFAVRQLLWGGLSVAAFLAVLQVGYAGLFSWAYRIYLFALVLLLGVIVLGLTVKGSRSWFHLGVFRFQPAEFGKIALILALSKHFCRYPPLTLPSFLGGLALAGVSGWLVLLQPDTGSAMVYGAITMVTIVVAGAPWKYPAGIIGLMMAAVPLVWQFLKEYQKMRIRVFLDPWADPLGAGYNVIQSRIAVGSGGLFGKGFMEGLQSKLRFLPEPHTDFIFSVYCEEFGFIGAVAMLFLFGMLFWRLLETGMRTKDSRAKVLIAGISAWIWFQMAESIGMSIGLLPVTGLPLPLVSYGGSSLLALSIALALAQSVYISTLKTY; from the coding sequence ATGGAGGAAAAAAGACTCACCCTAAGAGAAAACCTGGCAAGTCTGGATAGGCTCCAGCTTTTTCCCGTCCTGGCGCTTTTCCTTCTCGGCGTCGTGTCAATCTTCAGCGCCGGCGCCGGGTTCGACGGCCGCGGAGGCGGTTTCGCCGTCCGCCAGCTCCTGTGGGGCGGCCTTTCCGTCGCGGCGTTTCTTGCCGTGCTCCAGGTCGGGTACGCCGGTCTTTTCTCCTGGGCCTACCGGATTTACCTGTTCGCCCTCGTCCTCCTTCTGGGTGTCATCGTGCTCGGACTCACGGTGAAGGGATCCCGGAGCTGGTTTCACTTGGGGGTTTTCCGGTTCCAGCCGGCTGAGTTCGGCAAGATTGCCTTGATCCTCGCGCTCTCGAAGCATTTCTGCCGGTACCCTCCCCTGACGCTGCCTTCCTTCCTGGGGGGCCTCGCCCTGGCCGGAGTTTCGGGATGGCTGGTGCTCCTCCAGCCCGACACCGGAAGCGCCATGGTCTACGGAGCCATCACCATGGTGACGATCGTGGTCGCGGGAGCGCCGTGGAAATACCCCGCAGGGATCATCGGCCTGATGATGGCCGCCGTCCCCCTGGTGTGGCAGTTTCTGAAGGAGTACCAGAAGATGCGCATCAGGGTATTTCTTGATCCCTGGGCGGACCCTCTTGGAGCGGGATACAACGTGATCCAGTCAAGGATCGCCGTGGGATCGGGAGGACTCTTCGGAAAGGGATTCATGGAAGGGCTGCAGAGCAAGCTCCGGTTTCTGCCCGAGCCCCACACCGATTTTATTTTCAGCGTCTACTGCGAGGAATTCGGCTTTATCGGAGCCGTCGCCATGCTCTTTCTTTTCGGGATGCTTTTCTGGCGGCTTCTCGAGACGGGCATGCGCACCAAGGACAGCCGGGCGAAGGTGCTCATCGCCGGCATTTCGGCATGGATCTGGTTCCAGATGGCCGAGAGCATCGGCATGAGCATCGGTCTGCTTCCCGTCACGGGGCTGCCCCTGCCGCTGGTGAGCTACGGGGGAAGTTCCCTTCTCGCTCTCTCCATTGCCCTTGCCCTTGCCCAGAGCGTATACATATCCACGCTGAAAACCTATTAG
- the minD gene encoding septum site-determining protein MinD: MDPRVIVITSGKGGVGKTTTTSNISVALARAGHKVVAVDADIGLRNLDVVMGLENRVVYNFIDVLEGTCRLNQALVRDKRVDNLFLLPAAQTRTKDAVTFEQMEELCRMLRREFDFILLDSPAGIESGFRNAAAGADEALVITTPEVPAVRDADRIIGLLESMGKAPIRLVINRLRSRLVREGEMLDVRDVLDILAIDLVGIVPEDDSVVKSANRGEPLTFGDSAPAARAFQRIASRILGETVPFPDFSEEQGKGLFAGIRKFFGLKE, translated from the coding sequence GTGGACCCTCGGGTGATAGTGATTACATCTGGAAAAGGCGGCGTCGGCAAAACCACCACCACATCGAATATCTCGGTGGCCCTCGCCCGGGCCGGACATAAGGTTGTTGCCGTGGACGCCGACATCGGGCTTCGGAACCTCGACGTGGTGATGGGCCTTGAGAACAGGGTGGTATATAATTTCATCGACGTGCTGGAAGGGACATGCAGGCTCAACCAGGCCCTGGTCAGGGACAAGAGGGTGGACAACCTGTTCCTCCTTCCCGCCGCCCAGACAAGGACGAAGGACGCGGTAACCTTTGAACAGATGGAAGAACTGTGCCGCATGCTCCGCAGGGAGTTCGACTTTATTCTTCTTGACAGCCCCGCGGGCATCGAATCGGGGTTCCGCAACGCCGCCGCGGGTGCGGACGAGGCTCTCGTCATCACCACGCCGGAGGTTCCCGCCGTACGGGATGCCGACAGGATCATCGGCCTCCTCGAATCTATGGGCAAGGCGCCCATCCGCCTCGTGATCAACCGCCTCAGATCCCGGCTCGTCAGGGAAGGCGAGATGCTTGACGTACGGGACGTTCTCGATATTCTCGCCATCGACCTTGTGGGCATCGTCCCCGAGGACGACAGCGTGGTGAAATCCGCGAACAGGGGCGAGCCTCTTACCTTCGGAGACTCGGCTCCGGCAGCCCGTGCATTCCAGCGAATCGCATCGCGAATACTCGGCGAAACCGTCCCCTTCCCCGACTTCAGCGAAGAACAAGGAAAAGGTCTGTTTGCGGGAATCCGGAAGTTCTTCGGCTTGAAGGAATAG
- a CDS encoding TIGR03960 family B12-binding radical SAM protein yields the protein MHFPEYADGMWPLLSDVKRPSRYAGCEFGSRPPKGDFGGLVRVCLAFPDVYEIGMSYLGFQILYFLLKGLPWADAERAYCPWTDLEGLLREKGMPLASMESGRPLDRFDVVGFTLQYELSYTNVLTMLDLGGIPLLAEDRGEDHPLVTAGGPGALAPEPLAPFVDFFCVGDGEELLPEALKVLSETKGLPRRDRLEALARVEGVYVPSLVDCEFVPGGGTAFRSSAGPLPVRRRIVDSLDGAFYPDMLLVPSGGIVHDRVPMELFRGCTRGCRFCQAGMVTRPVRERSVKTVVEKTLSLVEKTGWEEVGLLSLASCDYSGISPVIRELSAALAPKNVKISLPSLRMDAFSVRLAADMESMRRGGVTFAPEAGTQRLRNVINKGVSDEEFTTCLETVFSRGWDRVKLYFMMGLPTETTEDLEGILDLAERALSIGKSSGKKAQVALSVAGFVPKAHTPFQWEPQAGVDELRSAGRFLKGKLASRHGGKNSRVSLKYHEPEQTFLEGVFARGDRRLAPALLEAWKAGARFDGWSETFFLPRWMEAFEKTGIDPAEFTTRRRATDEGLPWDHIDAGVSKTFLLRERERALGELVSPDCRPLGGNEGAPCRACGVEDRCPVLGKGAASRD from the coding sequence ATGCATTTTCCTGAATATGCCGATGGAATGTGGCCGCTTCTCTCGGATGTGAAGCGGCCTTCCCGGTATGCCGGATGCGAGTTCGGCTCCCGGCCCCCGAAGGGGGATTTCGGGGGGCTGGTCCGGGTGTGCCTGGCTTTTCCTGACGTCTACGAAATCGGGATGAGCTACCTTGGATTTCAGATCCTCTATTTTCTTTTGAAGGGGCTGCCCTGGGCCGACGCGGAAAGGGCCTACTGCCCGTGGACGGATCTCGAGGGACTGCTCCGGGAAAAGGGGATGCCGCTGGCTTCCATGGAGAGCGGTCGTCCCCTTGACCGGTTCGACGTGGTGGGGTTTACCCTCCAGTATGAGCTGAGCTACACCAACGTTCTTACCATGCTCGATCTCGGGGGGATCCCCCTCCTGGCGGAAGACCGGGGAGAAGATCATCCCCTGGTGACCGCGGGAGGACCGGGAGCCCTGGCCCCCGAGCCCCTCGCCCCTTTCGTGGATTTCTTCTGCGTCGGCGATGGCGAGGAGCTTCTGCCCGAAGCCCTGAAGGTCCTCTCTGAGACGAAGGGATTGCCGAGGAGAGATCGTCTCGAAGCCCTCGCCCGGGTAGAGGGTGTCTATGTTCCCTCCCTGGTGGACTGTGAGTTCGTTCCCGGCGGCGGAACGGCCTTCCGGTCGTCCGCCGGGCCTCTTCCCGTCCGCCGGAGGATAGTGGATTCCCTCGACGGGGCCTTCTATCCCGATATGCTCCTGGTTCCGTCCGGCGGCATCGTACACGACCGGGTCCCCATGGAGCTCTTCCGGGGCTGCACCAGGGGGTGCCGGTTCTGCCAGGCCGGTATGGTCACCCGTCCCGTGAGGGAACGGTCCGTGAAGACCGTGGTTGAAAAAACCCTCTCCCTGGTGGAAAAGACGGGATGGGAGGAAGTCGGCCTGCTCTCCCTCGCCTCCTGCGATTACAGCGGCATATCTCCGGTCATCCGGGAACTCTCCGCCGCCCTTGCGCCGAAAAACGTGAAGATCAGTCTCCCCAGCTTGAGAATGGACGCCTTCTCGGTGCGCCTCGCCGCTGATATGGAGTCCATGCGCCGGGGCGGCGTCACCTTCGCCCCGGAGGCGGGCACCCAGAGGCTCAGGAACGTAATCAACAAGGGCGTCTCCGACGAGGAATTCACCACCTGCCTCGAGACTGTCTTCTCCAGGGGGTGGGACAGGGTGAAGCTCTACTTCATGATGGGGCTTCCAACCGAGACCACCGAAGACCTGGAGGGCATTCTCGACCTTGCCGAACGGGCCCTCTCCATCGGGAAGAGCAGCGGGAAAAAAGCCCAGGTGGCCCTTTCCGTGGCAGGATTCGTCCCCAAGGCCCACACCCCCTTCCAGTGGGAGCCCCAGGCGGGAGTGGACGAGCTCCGGTCCGCCGGGCGCTTCTTGAAGGGAAAGCTCGCTTCCCGGCACGGCGGAAAGAACAGCCGGGTCTCCCTCAAGTACCATGAACCGGAACAGACCTTTCTCGAGGGCGTTTTCGCCCGGGGAGACCGCCGCCTCGCTCCGGCCCTGCTGGAGGCGTGGAAGGCGGGGGCGAGGTTCGACGGCTGGAGCGAGACCTTTTTCCTGCCCCGCTGGATGGAGGCTTTTGAAAAGACGGGAATCGACCCGGCTGAATTCACCACCCGCAGGCGGGCCACGGACGAGGGGCTCCCTTGGGATCATATCGATGCCGGGGTGAGCAAAACCTTCCTGCTCCGGGAGAGGGAACGGGCCCTCGGGGAGCTTGTATCTCCCGACTGCAGGCCCCTGGGCGGAAATGAAGGCGCCCCCTGCAGGGCGTGCGGAGTGGAGGATCGCTGCCCGGTCCTCGGGAAGGGAGCGGCTTCCCGTGATTAG
- a CDS encoding Rne/Rng family ribonuclease: protein MSDSRTEPGAVNRKIVANCIDPEETRVAIIEDGRLADLFVERMWERQKAGEIYKARVESVLPGIHASFVNLGDGRNAFLYLNDARGLNLQPNQELLVQVTKTARKNKGARVTSRISLPGRYVVLVPHGQESGVSKRITDENERRRLKTIARELRGEDYGIIVRTAAEGVDEESLAHDVEVLLALWREIEHNGRVQSAPCLLYRDLGLIGRVLRDELTDAVSEIVVDGREECENVKNSLSLFSGTDHPEVSLYGGITPLFEFYGIEKEIEAALERKVWLRSGAYLIIDHTEALTVIDVNTGKFIGKTDLRHTVLETNLEAASEIARQLRLRAIGGIVVIDFIDMDYEEDRALLMKRLEEVFLPDRYRARIFGVSQLGLVEITRKRARPDIRSTLTRSCPFCGGNGWVHREDTISMTIKRFLRKVSASNRSEALLLEVNPAVAQYIYETYLSLWEEELGRKIFLAAVPDFAWSKFRLDAQGGLEQVERRMEQMEKWEARLVVYRTSSS, encoded by the coding sequence GTGAGTGACAGCCGTACGGAGCCGGGCGCCGTAAACCGGAAGATTGTAGCCAACTGTATCGATCCGGAAGAGACGAGGGTCGCCATCATCGAGGACGGGCGCCTCGCCGACCTGTTCGTGGAACGGATGTGGGAGCGCCAGAAAGCGGGGGAGATTTACAAGGCCCGGGTGGAGAGCGTCCTCCCCGGTATCCACGCATCCTTCGTCAACCTCGGCGACGGAAGGAACGCCTTCCTGTACCTGAACGACGCCAGGGGGCTCAATCTCCAGCCGAACCAGGAGCTTCTCGTCCAGGTCACCAAGACTGCGAGGAAGAACAAGGGAGCCCGGGTGACCTCCCGGATATCTCTTCCCGGTCGGTACGTGGTCCTTGTGCCCCACGGCCAGGAGTCGGGGGTTTCCAAGAGAATCACCGACGAGAACGAGCGCAGGAGGCTCAAGACCATCGCCCGGGAGCTTCGGGGAGAGGATTACGGCATCATCGTCCGGACCGCCGCCGAGGGGGTGGACGAGGAAAGCCTCGCTCACGACGTGGAAGTTCTCCTCGCTCTCTGGAGGGAGATAGAGCACAACGGGAGGGTCCAGTCCGCTCCGTGCCTGCTGTACCGGGACCTGGGCCTTATCGGGAGAGTTCTCCGGGACGAGCTCACCGATGCCGTGTCCGAGATCGTAGTGGACGGCAGGGAAGAATGCGAAAACGTCAAGAACAGTCTGTCTCTCTTCTCCGGAACGGACCACCCGGAGGTGAGCCTCTACGGAGGGATCACGCCCCTCTTCGAGTTCTACGGCATCGAAAAGGAGATCGAGGCCGCCCTGGAGAGAAAAGTGTGGCTCCGGTCGGGAGCCTATCTCATCATCGACCACACCGAGGCGCTGACGGTCATCGACGTGAACACGGGGAAATTCATCGGCAAGACGGACCTCCGCCATACGGTGCTCGAGACCAATCTCGAAGCGGCGTCGGAAATCGCCAGGCAGCTCCGGCTGCGGGCCATCGGAGGCATCGTGGTCATCGACTTCATCGACATGGATTACGAGGAGGACCGGGCCCTCCTCATGAAGCGCCTGGAAGAAGTCTTTCTGCCCGACCGGTACCGGGCGCGGATTTTCGGCGTATCCCAGCTCGGGCTCGTGGAGATTACCAGGAAGCGTGCCCGGCCCGACATCCGCTCCACCCTCACCAGGAGCTGCCCCTTCTGCGGCGGCAACGGATGGGTTCACCGGGAGGACACCATCTCCATGACCATCAAGCGTTTCCTCCGGAAAGTGTCGGCGTCGAACCGCTCGGAGGCTCTCCTGCTGGAGGTGAACCCTGCGGTGGCCCAATATATTTATGAAACCTATCTCTCTCTCTGGGAGGAGGAGCTCGGCCGGAAGATCTTCCTCGCGGCGGTTCCCGACTTCGCCTGGAGCAAGTTCCGGTTGGATGCTCAGGGAGGCCTCGAGCAGGTGGAGCGGAGAATGGAACAGATGGAAAAATGGGAGGCCCGTCTCGTTGTATATCGAACGTCTTCATCTTAA
- a CDS encoding DUF2344 domain-containing protein yields MIRVRLTYSKRGRACFIPHIAIPTVLARSAARAAIGFRLSEGFTPRPKISLGPELSVGVPALAEPFEAWLTGYDEDTPRRWNLFLPEGFSITGSTVVEGLPGTEEAKSLGKWCRASSCILALRGGEPGTVLHECLEELKNEGTVLSFGRGRDLPAGFYRLVMENPAQKGPGVLVKALAARGIVAGWPDVFILREAVGSLSLREDGEEPRVLPLAEPLAAAVGEDRRA; encoded by the coding sequence GTGATTAGGGTCCGCCTCACCTATTCGAAGAGGGGGAGGGCCTGCTTCATCCCCCATATCGCCATCCCCACAGTCCTCGCCAGAAGTGCCGCCAGGGCCGCCATCGGTTTCCGGCTTTCCGAAGGGTTCACCCCGCGCCCGAAGATCAGCCTCGGGCCCGAGCTTTCCGTGGGTGTTCCGGCCCTTGCCGAACCCTTTGAAGCCTGGCTTACCGGGTACGATGAAGATACCCCCCGCCGGTGGAATCTCTTTTTGCCCGAAGGGTTTTCCATCACGGGAAGCACCGTGGTGGAGGGCCTTCCCGGAACGGAAGAGGCGAAGTCTCTGGGCAAATGGTGCCGGGCCTCGTCGTGCATCCTCGCCCTCAGGGGAGGAGAACCCGGCACGGTACTGCATGAATGCCTTGAAGAACTGAAGAATGAGGGAACGGTCCTTTCCTTCGGAAGGGGGCGGGATCTCCCGGCCGGGTTTTACCGTCTCGTGATGGAGAACCCGGCGCAAAAGGGCCCCGGCGTGCTGGTAAAAGCCCTTGCCGCCCGGGGGATCGTCGCGGGGTGGCCGGACGTCTTCATTCTTCGGGAGGCGGTGGGATCCCTTTCTCTTCGGGAGGACGGCGAAGAGCCCCGGGTCCTGCCCCTTGCGGAACCGCTCGCGGCTGCAGTCGGGGAGGACCGGAGAGCATGA